The Musa acuminata AAA Group cultivar baxijiao unplaced genomic scaffold, Cavendish_Baxijiao_AAA HiC_scaffold_1036, whole genome shotgun sequence genome window below encodes:
- the LOC135665710 gene encoding receptor-like protein EIX2, which yields MATDNVYIPFFLSAFICIQLITPNICDGALTSGCIPAERSALLEFKRGLKDPANRLSSWVGEDCCKWEGVTCSNHTGYVVKLDLHNPHPFSDFGDEPHNNWILGGELRPSLLGLKHLKYLDLSMNDFGGINIPEFMGSFHQLQYLNLSRAGLGGLLPHQLGNLSNLQYLDLSNDFVPNSFSVVKFNEFSIGDALWISHLSSLKHLNLNSVNFQNGTHWMEALNMLPSIVEIYLSECAIGRVPLSLPHVNFTSLSVLDLSENFINSTMPSWLSNISGLEHLDLNGNFLQGNIPPTFGNLASLKELNLAYNSLQGGIPTSFKNLCKLQNLILPGININQDLLELDEIFSGCIKMSLVILDLSYTNISGQLPEWLFQLRKLKSLQLSQNLISGPIPVSLGQLASLQELSLEQNQLNETIPESMGWLSQLVSLELELNFLEGVMSEAHFANLTKLKHLYLWSNSLTLKVKTDWLPPFQLESLRIGSCKLGPEFPTWLQSQINISEIDMPNAGIIDAMPNWFWGLISTAEYVIISGNQISGHVPNILHLNNLSWLDLSSNYFEGPLPYFPPRLELLDLSNNSFSGTISLAIIMNMPNLLYLSLSENNLSGEIPFSVCQLRALEALDLSKNMLSGELPNCWNNSSRIDVMDFSSNNISGVIPESICSVSTLRSLHLSNNSLSGELPLSLKDCKELLLLDAGHNGLKGEIPTWIGESLTHLEFLKLRSNMLAGDIPPNLSRLSALQMLDLANNELSGNIPRSFGNFTAMKVIGRFPSLIAYSIEGSYKEQMLVTTKGNTLYYDKLLSLMNIFDLSDNNLSGGVPEELTNLSGLFSLNLSGNHFTGEIIENISKLQQLESLDLSRNNFSGTIPSNLVALTSLAFLNLSYNNLSGEIPRGNQLLTFNDPSIYIGNPGLCGLPLNQSCNVSETARDQSNPDDRDENEMIWFYTSMAPGFVVGFWAIWGALLFNKNWNIYYFRFIDNMLDKVYVFTKRRCCS from the coding sequence ATGGCCACAGACAATGTCTATATTCCCTTCTTCTTATCGGCCTTCATATGCATTCAACTGATAACACCCAACATCTGCGACGGAGCTCTAACCTCAGGCTGCATCCCTGCCGAAAGAAGTGCTCTACTTGAGTTCAAACGAGGCCTGAAAGATCCTGCCAACAGGCTGTCCTCTTGGGTGGGTGAAGACTGCTGCAAATGGGAGGGTGTGACTTGCAGCAATCATACTGGGTATGTTGTCAAGCTGGATCTCCACAATCCGCATCCTTTCTCTGATTTTGGTGACGAGCCACACAACAACTGGATCTTAGGAGGTGAGTTGAGGCCTTCTTTACTTGGTCTGAAGCACCTAAAGTACCTGGACCTAAGCATGAACGATTTTGGAGGCATTAATATTCCAGAATTCATGGGGTCATTCCATCAACTCCAATATCTAAACCTCTCCAGAGCTGGATTGGGTGGACTCCTGCCTCACCAGCTGGGAAATCTCTCCAATCTGCAGTATCTAGACTTGTCCAATGATTTCGTTCCCAATTCTTTTTCTGTGGTTAAGTTCAATGAATTTAGCATCGGTGATGCACTCTGGATTTCTCACCTTTCTTCTCTAAAGCATCTCAACCTGAATAGTGTCAACTTTCAAAATGGTACTCACTGGATGGAAGCTCTGAACATGCTTCCTTCTATCGTGGAGATATACTTATCTGAATGTGCAATTGGACGTGTTCCCCTCTCTCTTCCACATGTGAACTTTACATCACTGTCTGTTCTTGATTTGTCAGAAAATTTCATTAACTCTACGATGCCCTCTTGGTTATCCAACATAAGTGGCCTTGAGCACCTTGATCTCAATGGGAATTTCCTTCAGGGTAATATTCCACCGACCTTTGGTAACTTGGCTTCCCTCAAGGAACTTAATTTAGCTTACAATTCTCTTCAAGGAGGAATACCCACTTCCTTCAAAAATTTGTGCAAGCTACAGAATTTAATATTGCCAGGCATCAATATCAACCAAGATTTGTTAGAACTTGATGAAATTTTTTCTGGTTGCATCAAGATGAGCCTAGTGATTCTGGACTTATCCTACACGAATATTAGTGGCCAGCTGCCTGAATGGTTATTCCAACTCAGGAAGCTTAAATCACTCCAGTTATCGCAGAATCTGATTTCTGGTCCCATTCCTGTATCACTTGGACAACTAGCATCACTCCAGGAGCTCTCTCTTGAACAAAATCAGTTGAATGAAACTATACCAGAAAGTATGGGGTGGCTATCTCAGCTAGTTTCGTTGGAACTTGAGCTTAACTTTTTGGAGGGTGTCATGTCTGAGGCACATTTTGCAAACCTCACAAAATTGAAACACTTATATTTGTGGTCCAACTCCTTGACTCTGAAGGTCAAGACTGATTGGCTTCCTCCTTTCCAGCTTGAATCCCTTCGGATAGGCTCTTGCAAACTGGGTCCTGAGTTCCCTACATGGCTCCAATCGCAAATAAATATTTCAGAAATTGATATGCCTAATGCTGGTATTATTGATGCTATGCCAAATTGGTTTTGGGGCTTAATTTCCACAGCAGAGTATGTGATTATCTCCGGCAATCAGATCAGTGGCCACGTACCCAATATATTGCATTTAAACAACCTCAGCTGGTTAGATTTAAGTTCAAACTACTTCGAGGGTCCCCTTCCATATTTTCCTCCTAGATTGGAATTATTAGATCTGTCAAACAATTCATTTTCAGGAACAATTTCACTTGCCATCATCATGAATATGCCTAACCTCCTATATTTATCGCTTTCCGAAAACAATTTAAGCGGTGAAATTCCCTTCTCTGTATGCCAATTACGGGCCTTGGAGGCTCTTGatctttcaaaaaatatgttGTCAGGAGAGCTCCCCAATTGCTGGAATAATTCTTCTAGAATTGACGTTATGGATTTTTCAAGCAACAATATATCTGGAGTTATTCCTGAGTCAATATGTTCCGTATCAACACTTCGGTCGTTGCATTTGAGCAATAATAGTCTATCTGGAGAGTTGCCTTTGTCCTTGAAAGATTGCAAGGAATTACTCCTTCTTGATGCCGGACACAATGGTTTGAAAGGTGAAATTCCAACCTGGATAGGTGAAAGTTTAACTCATCTAGAGTTCCTCAAACTGCGATCAAATATGTTGGCCGGAGATATTCCTCCAAATCTTTCAAGATTAAGTGCTCTTCAAATGCTCGACCTAGCCAATAATGAGCTGTCAGGAAATATTCCAAGGAGCTTTGGAAATTTTACTGCCATGAAAGTTattggaaggtttccaagttTGATCGCATATTCAATTGAAGGTAGTTATAAGGAACAGATGCTAGTCACAACTAAAGGAAACACTCTATACTATGATAAGTTACTTTCGCTTATGAATATCTTTGACCTATCAGATAATAACCTATCTGGAGGAGTACCTGAAGAACTAACAAATCTTTCTGGCTTGTTTAGCTTAAATTTATCTGGAAACCATTTCACAGGAGAAATCATTGAAAATATCAGTAAATTACAACAGTTGGAGTCTCTTGACTTGTCGAGGAACAACTTTTCTGGCACAATTCCTTCTAACCTCGTTGCCCTGACTTCTTTGGCTTTCTTGAACCTCTCATACAACAACTTGTCAGGGGAAATTCCACGTGGTAATCAACTTTTAACCTTCAATGATCCATCTATCTATATTGGCAATCCTGGTCTTTGTGGGCTTCCTCTGAATCAAAGTTGCAATGTCAGTGAGACAGCACGAGATCAAAGTAATCCAGATGATAGAGATGAGAATGAGATGATATGGTTCTACACGAGCATGGCACCAGGATTTGTTGTTGGTTTTTGGGCAATTTGGGGTGCATTGctatttaacaagaattggaatattTACTATTTTAGATTTATAGACAACATGCTTGACAAAGTTTATGTGTTCACCAAAAGACGTTGTTGTTCCtag
- the LOC135665704 gene encoding putative disease resistance protein RGA3, with translation MIQAVLNDAEERQQIRNAVKHLLNELSQAAYDANDILDEVATERQRRQLIKYASVRNFLAPINPKRELFNREICIRVKDREHRLDSIARRCPLSELTQRSAPLRQQSYQTTSLTPSLVLGRESDMRKIKNMLLPLAEDFDTRSITKTIIESIDGFRCDFVSLDNLQKELGKKLSGRRYLLVLDDVWHMSPQDWERIKNFLYSGAQGSKIIVTTRIEEDANFMATSPPYHLEGLSNDECWCLVCQYALARDRNAMVDVDPYKMYVVNKCTGLPMAAIALGCRLSRETDRSKWSAILQSEAWESTGVDGYISDAVSLSYQILVTIS, from the exons ATGATTCAAGCTGTACTGAATGATGCAGAGGAGAGGCAACAGATTAGGAACGCGGTGAAGCATTTGCTGAATGAGCTCAGCCAGGCTGCATATGATGCAAATGATATCTTGGACGAGGTGGCAACCGAACGCCAACGCCGTCAGCTGATCAAATATGCTTCGGTGCGCAATTTCTTGGCCCCCATAAACCCTAAGCGCGAACTGTTCAATCGAGAAATATGCATCAGGGTAAAGGACAGAGAACACAGACTAGATTCCATAGCAAGGAGATGCCCCTTATCTGAATTGACTCAGCGCAGTGCACCCCTGAGGCAGCAGAGTTATCAGACCACCTCGCTAACTCCTTCCCTGGTTCTCGGTCGTGAGAGTGATATgcgaaagataaaaaatatgttgCTGCCATTGGCTGAG GATTTTGATACAAGGAGCATTACGAAGACCATCATTGAATCCATCGATGGTTTTCGGTGTGACTTTGTCAGCCTTGACAATCTTCAGAAAGAACTTGGAAAGAAGCTGAGTGGGAGGAGATACCTGCTTGTTCTGGATGATGTTTGGCATATGAGCCCACAGGACTGGGAGAGGATAAAAAACTTCTTGTACTCCGGTGCTCAAGGAAGTAAAATAATAGTGACCACCAGAATCGAAGAAGATGCTAACTTCATGGCAACCTCACCCCCTTACCATTTGGAGGGACTATCGAATGATGAATGCTGGTGTTTGGTTTGTCAATATGCATTGGCCCGAGATCGGAATGCAATGGTTGATGTTGATCCCTACAAGATGTATGTCGTCAACAAATGCACAGGCTTGCCCATGGCAGCTATAGCTTTGGGGTGTAGACTGTCAAGAGAAACTGACAGAAGCAAATGGAGTGCTATTTTACAGAGTGAGGCATGGGAATCCACCGGTGTGGATGGATACATTTCGGATGCTGTCAGCTTAAGCTACCAAATACTTGTCACAATATCTTAA